The DNA sequence GCGGCCGGCCCCGATTCCGGGAGCCGCCCCAACGCCACAGTGGGTGCGTCCGGCGCACCCACTGTGGCGTTCGGTGCGCCCCACGCACCCGAAGTGCCGTTCGGGGCTCAGTCCAGGCGTGCGGCCCGGTTCTCGAGGTACCGCTGCTCCGGCTCGCTCGCCGTGCGCGCCGCCGCGCGGCGGTAGTGCTCGCGGGCGGCCGCCGGGTCGCCCGCGCGCTCCAGCAGGTGGGCCCGGACCGCGTCCAGGCGGTGGCTCTGCCGCATCCGGCTGTCGCCGGCGATCGTGTCCAGCAGCTCCAGACCACGCGTCGGGCCGTCGACCATCGAGACCGCGATCGCCTGGTTCAGCGTCACCACCGGGCTGGGCGCGAGTTCCTGCAGCACTTCGTACAGCTGCGCGATCTGCACCCAGTCGGTGGTCTCCGTGCTCGGGGCCTCGTCGTGCAGGGCCGCGATCGCCGCCTGGACCTGGTAGACGCCGACCGGGCCGCGGCCGAGCGTGCGGCCGATCAACGCCGCGCCCTCCGCGATCATCGCGCGGTCCCAGTGTTCGCGGTCCTGCTCGGCCAGCGTCACCAGCTCGCCGCCGGGGCCCGTGCGGGCGTCCCGGCGGGCGTCGGTGAGCAGCAGCAACGCCAGCAGGCCGGCCACTTCGCCGTCGTCCGGGCGCAGGGCGCGCACCGCGCGGGCCAGCCGGATCGCCTCGTGCGCGAGCTCGGGCACCTGCAGGTCGGTGCCGGACGTCGCGGTGTACCCCTCGTTGAAGATCAGGTACAGCACCTGAAGCACGACGCGCAGGCGCTCGGTGTACTCGGCCGCCGCGGGCTCGCCGAAGCTCGACCCCGCGGCCGCGATGCTCTCCTTGGCGCGCGTGACGCGCCGGGCCATCGTCGCTTCCGGGACGAGGAACGCCTTCGCGATCTGGGCGGTCGTCAGGCCACCCACCGCGCGCAGGGTCAGCGCCACCTGCGACGGCGGGGAAACCGCCGGGTGGCAGCACAGGAACAGCACCGTGAGCGTGTCGTCCCGATCGGACGGCCGGTCCTCGCCGGGCCCCGCGACCGCGGCGGCGTCCGCGGGTTCCCTCAGGGCCAGGGACTCTTCCCGGCGCCGGCGCGCGCTTTCGCTGCGCCACAGGTCGGTCAGCCGGCGCGCGGCGACCGTGACGAGCCAGGCTTGCGGGTTGTCCGGCACGCCCTCGGCCGGCCACTGCGCCGACGCGGCGATCAGCGCCTCCTGCACGGCGTCCTCGCAGGCGTCGAACTGGCCGTACCGGCGCACGAGGACACCGAGCACCCGCGGCACCAGCGGCCGCAGCAGCTCGCCGAGCGCGGCCGGACCGGTCACCCGGTGAACTCGGACTCGGTCCGCGCGTCGGCGAAGAACACCACCGGCCGGACCTCGATGCCGAGTCCCTCGACCTTCGCGTCCGGGATCATCGCGGCCACTTCGCAGGCGCGTTCCCGGCTTTCGCACTCGACGAGGTAGAAGCCCGCCAGGAACTCCTTCGACTCGACGAACGGCCCGTCGGTGACGGCCGGGACGCCACCGGTCACCCGGACCACCGCGCTGTCGGCCGGGCCGCCGAGCGCCTGGGTGCTGATCATCTCGCCGGACTCCCGGATCCGGCGGATGAACTCGCCGTGGCCGGTCATCACGTCGTCCTTGTCCTGCTCCGTCAGGCCGTCCCAGACCTCGGGGTTCATGTGCATCGTCAGCAAGAACTTCATGCCCTCTCCCCACGTTCGGTACCCGCGAAACATAACCGATCCTGCACCGCAATCCACGAGTGGTCACGGACCCCGGCATCCGGGCAGCATCTACGCCTCGGCTTCGAAAACCCCGCTCGGAGGACACCCCCCATGCAAGACGTGCACGCCGACCTCGCCTCCGAGGCGGACAAGCTCGCGGAGCTGATCCGCGGCCACGAAACAACGGTGATGCTGCCCGTCGGCCGGGTCATCACCGGGCACCTCGCCGAATTGACCGTCGTCGCCCGCCGGATCGTGCTCGGTGTCGAAGGCGACGAAAGCGCGTCCGCGCCGCGCATCACGAACTCGGGGATGCTCGGCGACGCCGTGGTGGCCTGGCGCTCGGAACACCGCAAGGCCACCGACCTGCTCGCCACCGCGACCGTGGACGTCCGGTGGCCCGGCGGGCCGATGCGGCCCTCGGCGCTCGCGGCGGCCCTGCTGACCGCGGTGTTCGCCCGCGGCCAGGACATCGCCGACGCGCTGGGCGCGCGGCTGGAGCGCGACGACAGCGTCGGGCACGTGGCCTACTACGGCGTCCGCACCCGCGACCACGCCTACGCCGGCCACGGCGCACCGCCGGCCGGGCCGTTCCGGTTCGAGCTCACCGCGCCCTCGGGCGACCGGTGGGAGTTCGGGCCGGCCGACGCGGCCGACCGCGTCCGGGGCCCGGCCGAGGACTTCTGCCTGCTGTTCACCGGCCGGCGCCCGCTGACCGAACTGGCGGTCACGGCCACCGGCGCCGAGGCCACCCGCTGGCTGGGCCTGGCCCAGGTGCGCCGCGATCCACTCTGGACGTCCGAAGTGGACTGACGGCTCAGGCGAAGCGGTCGGGATCGCCGGCACCGCGCCGGACGATCTCGGCCTCGCCCGAGGAGAAGTCGACCACCGTGGTCGGCTCGACCCCGCACTCGCCGGAGTCCACGACCGCGTCCACGACGTGGTCGAGCTCCTCCTTGATCTCCCAGCCCTGGGTGAGCGGCTCGGCCACGTCCGGCAGCAGCAGCGTGCTCGACACCAGCGGCTCGCCGAGCTCCGCCAGCAGCGCCTGGGTGACGACGTGGTCGGGGATGCGCACGCCGACGGTCTTCTTCTTCTCGTGCATCAGCCGCCGCGGCACCTCCTTGGTGGCCGGGAGGATGAACGTGTAGCTGCCCGGGGTGGCCGCCTTGATCGCGCGGAACACGGCGTTGTCCACGATGACGAACTGGCCCAGCTGCGCGAAGTCCTGGCAGACCAGCGTGAAGTGGTGCCGCTTGTCGAGCTTGCGGATCGAGCGGATCCGCTCGAGACCGTCGTGGTTGTCCAGCCGGCAGCCCAGCGCGTAGCAGGAGTCCGTCGGGTACGCGATCAGGCCGTCCTGCCGCACGAGATCGGCGATCTGGCCGATGGCGCGCCGCTGGGGGTTTTCCGGGTGCACGTCGAAGTACCTGGCCATGCCCGCGAGCCTAGGCCCCGGGCCCGGAGTACGCCCGGCGGGCCCGCGCGTCTCCCACCTTGCTGCGAACACCCCCGAACCGGTGACCGGGGGCCCGCGCAGGACGCACAATCCCCGGTGCGACCGTGCGCTGCCACCCCGGAGGCGATCATGACCGAACTGGTACTGCCCGACCTCATCGGACCGACGCTGCCCCGGCCCCGCGCCGTGCCGTCGGCGGAGTACCGGTTCGTCGGGCCCGCCGGCCCGGCGGGCCTGCCGGAGCTGTTCGGCGGGCACCGCCGGCTCGCCGTGCACCACCCCGCGCCGGACCGCAGCCGGCCCGGCGCCGCCGTGCCGGCCGCGGAGATCGCCGCGGCGTTGCACACCGAGGGCACCCGCCTCGTGCTGGTTTCTCACGCTCCGTACGCGAAGTTCGCGCAGTACGGCCGCCACTTCGGCTGGGACCTGCCGTGCTATTCCGCTGCGGGCACCGGCTTCGGCGCGGACTTCCCGGCCACCCGGTACCTCGAAGGCGCCGGCGGCGACGACGCCCCCGGGCTGAGCCTTTTCACCCTGGACGGTCCCTTCGTGCTCCACCTCGGCACGATCGCCGTGCCGTACCTGGACTTCCTCGACCTCGTCGGCGTCACGGGCGATCACCACCGCGACTGAACCAGTATTGGACCAGAACGGCCCGATCCGGCGGGAAACGCTGCGGCACGGCCACTCTTCGACGTACCGACCGACGGTCGGCATGAGATAGGATCGGCCAGAAGCATGCAGACAGAGCTCAGCCCGGACCGCCCGGCCCGACCTGTGCGCCGCCGACCCGCCGGAGGACCGCAGCACATGTCTCCGGTAGCCGCACTCGATCCCACCCCGCTCTCGTCGCCCGCCGAGCCGCGGGGCACCACCGGGGTGGACCGGCGGCCGCGGCTCGCCACCGTCCTGGCCGCCGGCATCATCGTCGTGGTCGCCGCGGGGTTCTCCGTGATCGGCCTGGCCAACCTGCTGCCCACCTCCGTCGACCCGCTCCACGCCGTCTACGGCGTCGTGGGCATCGCCGGGCTGCTGGCGATCCAGCTGCTGTGGTTCTGCCGCCCCTCCGCCGAGCTGGATTCGACGACCAGCCGGGTCCTGCTCGCGGTGATGGTGGTGCTGGCCTACCTGCCGATCCCGACGTTCGGCCTGCTCTGGGCCGACATGCCGGACTTCGTCGGCGGCGTCGTCCTGCTGATGCTGCCGCGCCGGTACGCCCTGCCCGCGTTCGCCGCGGTGTGCGCGAGCATCGGCTGGACCTACACGGTCTTCGACGGCAACCCGCTGACCACGGTCTACGGCACGATCTCCTCGATCTTCTACTGCCTGGTGTTCTACCAGCTCACCCGCCTCGCCCGGATGGTGAACGAGCTGCACCAGGCCCGCACCGAACTGGCGCAGCGGGCCGTCGCCGAGCAGCGGCTGGCGTTCGCCCGCGACCTGCACGACCTGCTCGGGCTGAGCCTCTCCGCGATCGCGCTCAAGGGCGAGCTCGTGCACCACCTGATGCGCAAGTCCGCCGACCTGGCCATGGTCGAACTTGCGGAGATCACGGCGACCGCGCAACGCACGCTGTCCGACGTCCGGGCCGTCTCCCACGGCTACCGGGAGCTGTCGCTGGAGAAGGAGTCCCGCACCGCCGAATCGCTGCTGGCCGCCTCGGAGATCGCCGTCCAGGTCCACCTCGACCAGGGCGATCTCCCGGTCCAGGCGCGGACGATGCTGGCGAAGGTGCTCCGTGAAGGCGTCACGAACGTGCTCCGCTACAGCGACGTCGAACACTGCGAGATCGACGTGCGCCAGCAGGGTGACAAGGTCACGCTGGAGATCGTCAACGACGGCGTGGCGGCCGACGAGGTGGCGCTCGAGCCGGGTAGCCGGCTGACCAGGCTGCCCGAGGAGGTGGCGGCGCTCGGGGGTGTCGCGACCGCCGGGATGGACGCGGACGGCCGCTTCCGGCTGCGCGTCGAGCTCCCGGTCCCCACCCGGCTGGACGGGCCGGCGACCGGCGGCGTCCGGGCGGACCGGCCCGAGTCGACGCTGATCCGCTGGCTGATGCCGACGACGATGTGCCTGATGGGCATCGGCGCGACCCTGCACGTGCTCCAGCTGACCACGGAGGCCTGGCAGGTCGCCCTGGTGGTCGGCTCGGTCGTGGCGCTCCTGGCCTTGCAGCTGTCGTACTTCAACCGGCCGGCGACGCCGCTGCGTTCGGCCCAGACCTACGCGATGCTGCTGGTCCAGGCCTGCCTGACCTACCTGCCGCTGCTGCCGCTCAAGCACAACTGGGTCAGTGTGCCCGGCCTCCTGATCGGCACGGCGCTGCTGATCCTGCCGCCGGTGGCCGGCTGGACCTTCTTCGCCCTGAACGCCGCCGCGTACGCGTGGATCCAGCACGCGGCCGGCGCGAGCGACATCTCGCTGGTCTTCTACACGGCCGCCACGGTGATGACCGGGCTGACGGTGTTCGGCCTGCTCTGGCTGGTCCGGCTGGTGACCGAGCTGGACCACACCCAGCGGCGGCTGGCCGAGATGGCCATCGCCGAGGAGCGGCTGCGCTTCGCCCGCGACCTGCACGACCTGCTCGGGATGAGCCTGTCGGCCATCGCCCTGAAGAGCGAACTGACGTCCCGGATCCTCCCGATCGACCGTGACCGCGCGACCGGGGAGCTGACCGAGATCCTCGGCCTGACCCGCCAGGCGCTGTCGGACGTGCGGTCGGTGGCCAGCGGCTACCGCGAACTGTCCCTGGACAGCGAGTCCCGCACGGTGCGCTCGGTGCTGGCCGCCGCCGACGTCCGGGTCCGGATGGAAACGCTTTCCGAAGAGCTGCCCTCGGCCGTGCGCACCGTGCTCGCCGTGGTGCTGCGCGAGGGCGTCACGAACGTCCTCCGGCACAGCAACGTCGAGA is a window from the Amycolatopsis sp. NBC_00355 genome containing:
- a CDS encoding DUF899 family protein; its protein translation is MTELVLPDLIGPTLPRPRAVPSAEYRFVGPAGPAGLPELFGGHRRLAVHHPAPDRSRPGAAVPAAEIAAALHTEGTRLVLVSHAPYAKFAQYGRHFGWDLPCYSAAGTGFGADFPATRYLEGAGGDDAPGLSLFTLDGPFVLHLGTIAVPYLDFLDLVGVTGDHHRD
- a CDS encoding maleylpyruvate isomerase family mycothiol-dependent enzyme yields the protein MQDVHADLASEADKLAELIRGHETTVMLPVGRVITGHLAELTVVARRIVLGVEGDESASAPRITNSGMLGDAVVAWRSEHRKATDLLATATVDVRWPGGPMRPSALAAALLTAVFARGQDIADALGARLERDDSVGHVAYYGVRTRDHAYAGHGAPPAGPFRFELTAPSGDRWEFGPADAADRVRGPAEDFCLLFTGRRPLTELAVTATGAEATRWLGLAQVRRDPLWTSEVD
- a CDS encoding sensor histidine kinase, giving the protein MSPVAALDPTPLSSPAEPRGTTGVDRRPRLATVLAAGIIVVVAAGFSVIGLANLLPTSVDPLHAVYGVVGIAGLLAIQLLWFCRPSAELDSTTSRVLLAVMVVLAYLPIPTFGLLWADMPDFVGGVVLLMLPRRYALPAFAAVCASIGWTYTVFDGNPLTTVYGTISSIFYCLVFYQLTRLARMVNELHQARTELAQRAVAEQRLAFARDLHDLLGLSLSAIALKGELVHHLMRKSADLAMVELAEITATAQRTLSDVRAVSHGYRELSLEKESRTAESLLAASEIAVQVHLDQGDLPVQARTMLAKVLREGVTNVLRYSDVEHCEIDVRQQGDKVTLEIVNDGVAADEVALEPGSRLTRLPEEVAALGGVATAGMDADGRFRLRVELPVPTRLDGPATGGVRADRPESTLIRWLMPTTMCLMGIGATLHVLQLTTEAWQVALVVGSVVALLALQLSYFNRPATPLRSAQTYAMLLVQACLTYLPLLPLKHNWVSVPGLLIGTALLILPPVAGWTFFALNAAAYAWIQHAAGASDISLVFYTAATVMTGLTVFGLLWLVRLVTELDHTQRRLAEMAIAEERLRFARDLHDLLGMSLSAIALKSELTSRILPIDRDRATGELTEILGLTRQALSDVRSVASGYRELSLDSESRTVRSVLAAADVRVRMETLSEELPSAVRTVLAVVLREGVTNVLRHSNVESCEIAMRRVDGGISLEIVNDGVGGPDRAAKAVVAPSGNGSGNGSGSRHLSPGSGIGNLSHRVADLGGELTAGVESDGRFRLCAVVPA
- a CDS encoding RNA polymerase sigma factor, whose protein sequence is MTGPAALGELLRPLVPRVLGVLVRRYGQFDACEDAVQEALIAASAQWPAEGVPDNPQAWLVTVAARRLTDLWRSESARRRREESLALREPADAAAVAGPGEDRPSDRDDTLTVLFLCCHPAVSPPSQVALTLRAVGGLTTAQIAKAFLVPEATMARRVTRAKESIAAAGSSFGEPAAAEYTERLRVVLQVLYLIFNEGYTATSGTDLQVPELAHEAIRLARAVRALRPDDGEVAGLLALLLLTDARRDARTGPGGELVTLAEQDREHWDRAMIAEGAALIGRTLGRGPVGVYQVQAAIAALHDEAPSTETTDWVQIAQLYEVLQELAPSPVVTLNQAIAVSMVDGPTRGLELLDTIAGDSRMRQSHRLDAVRAHLLERAGDPAAAREHYRRAAARTASEPEQRYLENRAARLD
- a CDS encoding YciI family protein, translated to MKFLLTMHMNPEVWDGLTEQDKDDVMTGHGEFIRRIRESGEMISTQALGGPADSAVVRVTGGVPAVTDGPFVESKEFLAGFYLVECESRERACEVAAMIPDAKVEGLGIEVRPVVFFADARTESEFTG
- a CDS encoding L-threonylcarbamoyladenylate synthase; this translates as MARYFDVHPENPQRRAIGQIADLVRQDGLIAYPTDSCYALGCRLDNHDGLERIRSIRKLDKRHHFTLVCQDFAQLGQFVIVDNAVFRAIKAATPGSYTFILPATKEVPRRLMHEKKKTVGVRIPDHVVTQALLAELGEPLVSSTLLLPDVAEPLTQGWEIKEELDHVVDAVVDSGECGVEPTTVVDFSSGEAEIVRRGAGDPDRFA